Proteins from one Oncorhynchus gorbuscha isolate QuinsamMale2020 ecotype Even-year linkage group LG18, OgorEven_v1.0, whole genome shotgun sequence genomic window:
- the LOC124003796 gene encoding phospholipid transfer protein-like yields MASCMVSILFLFPLIAAMSAEEVPGCKIRITNRGLEMLKYETQKFVVEELSNITMPEMKGKEGHFQYTIKEVKINELNLTYADLAFQPGLGLLFKVQNSSIALSFQRHILYWLFYDTGAINASAEGVNIHTVLHTTRDELGRLKISNITCDASIAKMKIKFTGTLGRVYDFLATFLTTGMRFLLNQQICPVMNHAGLVLINTLLETIPVRTEVDNYVGIDYSLLSDPVVTSRSLDMDFRGMFFELGNESNTLVNSAINPIVREYDRMVYLALSEYFFDSGLYSYYKAGIFQMNITNEHMPKDLEMLLRTTYFGIIMMINPALVEYPISLQLELNSAPKTTVKTSGVTVAITAIVTVMVLPPGKAPVQLSSMTMVAKFNAKVSMKGKRLAVHADMRRFKIYSNQSALESLALIPLQVPLKTMLQISIVPIINNWTKRGVAIPLADGMDFIEEVVEYHNGYLIIGANLHFSKGLREMIERKIQADAENAI; encoded by the exons ATGGCTTCCTGTATGGTGTCTATCCTCTTCCTGTTCCCTCTAATCGCCGCCATGTCAGCAGAAGAAGTGCCAGGCTGTAAGATCCGGATCACTAACAGGGGGCTCGAAATGT TGAAGTACGAGACGCAGAAGTTTGTGGTTGAGGAACTGAGCAACATCACCATGCCAGAGATGAAAGGCAAAGAGGGCCACTTCCAGTACACCATCAAAGA GGTGAAGATAAATGAGCTGAACCTGACCTACGCTGACCTGGCCTTCCAGCCTGGCCTAGGACTGCTCTTCAAGGTGCAGAACTCCTCCATCGCTCTCAGCTTCCAGAGACACATCTTATACTGGTTATT CTATGACACCGGAGCCATCAATGCCTCTGCAGAAGGTGTGAACATCCACACTGTCCTGCACACGACCAGAGATGAGTTGGGACGCCTCAAGATCTCCAACATCACCTGCGATGCCTCCATCGCCAAAATGAAAATTAAGTTCACTGGCACCTTGGG GAGGGTGTATGACTTCCTGGCAACTTTTTTGACTACAGGAATGCGCTTCCTTCTGAACCAGCAG ATCTGCCCTGTCATGAACCACGCTGGTTTGGTTCTAATCAACACTTTGTTGGAGACAATTCCAG TGCGAACAGAAGTAGACAACTATGTGGGGATCGACTACTCCCTCCTCAGTGACCCCGTGGTGACTTCAAGGAGCCTTGACATGGATTTCAGG GGCATGTTCTTTGAGCTCGGGAACGAGAGCAACACCTTGGTGAACTCTGCCATCAACCCAATTGTGAGAGAGTACGACCGCATGGTGTACCTGGCTCTGTCTGAGTACTTCTTTGACAGTGGGTTGTACTCTTATTATAAAGCTGGCATATTCCAAATGAATATCACCAACGAGCAC ATGCCAAAGGATCTGGAGATGCTCCTTAGGACAACATATTTTGGCATCATTATGATGATT AACCCAGCCCTGGTGGAATACCCTATCTCCCTGCAACTGGAGTTGAACTCTGCCCCCAAGACAACCGTCAAGACCTCCGGGGTCACCGTGGCCATCACTGCCATCGTCACGGTGATGGTGCTACCGCCCGGCAAggcgcctgttcagctcagcagCATGACCATG GTGGCCAAATTCAATGCCAAGGTGTCCATGAAGGGCAAGAGACTGGCTGTTCACGcagacatgaggag GTTTAAAATCTACTCCAACCAGTCTGCTTTGGAATCACTGGCG CTTATTCCCTTACAAGTCCCCCTCAAGACTATGTTGCAGATCTCAATAGTACCCATAATCAATA ACTGGACCAAGAGAGGCGTCGCTATCCCTCTTGCAGATGGTATGGACTTCATAGAGGAAGTGGTGGAGTATCATAAC